The following nucleotide sequence is from Nocardioides daedukensis.
CCGAGACCCCATCGAGGAGGGCAGGCAGTTCGGCCTGGCCGGTGCCGTCCGTGGCGACGATGGACGGTACGCCGTCCCGCACGCGCAGCAGTGCCGCCAGCTCTCCGCCGGCAACCGCTCTGGCCCCCCGCGCGATCTGGTCCACCACTTCCTCAGGACGAGCCGGACCGTGGAGCTTGCCCATCACCTCGGCGGTGGCCTCGAGCCAGACGCGGCGGCGCTCGCTCAGCGCATCGGCGGGGCCGCGCTTCCGATTCATGGAGTCAGGTTAGACGGGTGCTGAGGCCGTCGCGGGTGAACATTGACAAGTCAGTGGAAGTTGGCATGACGAGCGTCTTTCCGACAGGGTGTGACTCACGGATTGCCCAGCCAACTGAGTCCTAGGCAGCAATTGCAGAGGGCATCGCGAAGGACGTCGCCCAGAACACGGCCAAGGCGCCGACCTGAATCCCCCCGGGCGGAGGCCACATGATGCCCAGCCCCTTCCATGGCGAGCGCCTCAAGGCGCTGCGCACCGAGGCCGGGTGGTCCCAAGCCGAACTGGCCGAGAAGCTCGGCTCCGATGCCCGCTATGAGAACTCCAAGGTGGCTCCGGGGCTGGAAGCGGTGATCCGCATGGCCGAGGCCTTCAACGTCTCCGTCGACTACCTGCCCTTCGACAACGCCGAACGACGGCCGCTCAACGCCCCCAGCCGCCACGTCGATGCCCGCCTCGTCGACCTCGACCAACTCTCCGACGAAGAGCGCACCACCATCGCCAACGTCATCGACGCCCTCGTCACCAAGGCCAAGCTCCGCCTCATCACCGGCGGAGCAGGCTGAGCCTCACTCCTCCGAGTCGCGGACCCGACTGCGGGCCGCTTCCAACAGCTCGCGGTAGTCGCTCTTGAACGGTTCGACCAGGTGCTTCTCCAGCGCAGCCTCCAACTCCCACAGCACCCGCTGCTCAGCCTGATCCTCGAAGACCGCCGGCTGCTCACCTGCGCCAGTGCGGGCCAGCCACTCGAACAACACCAACGCTTGGTCGCGCGGCAACCCGATCGAGATCTCCTCGTTCACGCAGCCACCCTCGCGAGGAAGATCCGGCGGACGCCATCGGTCGGCGAAATCGCTCGCTGATCGAGCACCTCATGGAAAGACGCCACCTCGACGTCCTTGCCCACCAGGCTCTCGAGCTCGCTGACGATGTCGTCCATGTCGGCTCTGTCTCCTTCAGTGGCTTCAGAAAGCTGGAACCGAAGCCGCAGGCGCGGCCCTTCCACCTCAACACCGACCGCGAGAGCGTGCTCGGGAATCTGCCCAAGGGACGCCTGGGCAACCTGGGCGACGACATAGTTCTCCCAGACCGGCGTCCGTCCGGGATCCTCGGGTGTTGGCAGGCTCATGGCGTCCACCCCGGGTTGTTGGGAACGACGCTCGGAGGCGACGATCCCTTGATGAGAAACACGTTCGTCGACTGGTTCGGGAAGCCCGCCCCTGGGTTGTGATTGAAGCCAGTAACGTTCGGGGACCGCACCACGATGTCGCCGTTCCGCTTCACGCCCAGGACCTGAGCCGCACCGCTGTGGAAGTCATCGAGCACGCTCTGGGCATCGTCGAGCGAGTTGAAGTACCCCCGGCCTCCATAGTTCGCGTGCCCAGCGACGTGACGACCTTGGGTCTGCGCGACACGAGCAGCCACCGAGGCACGGTCGATCGTCACGCCCGCGCCGGTCGTGATGAACCTCGGCGGTACACCGTTTGCGGCAACACCCGTTCGCTCTACGACGACAGGACCCGCCTCGGCGCCGCCGACTTGTCCCTCGGCATTCCCGCTGCGGGGTGCGCTATGCAAAAGCCGAGCGAGGTCGTCGTAGCCGTAGGTCGCGGGGGTTGTCGGCCCGTCCGGGCACGCCGAACCGCCGAGCGACCACAGGCCGTCGGCGTCGGAAGCGGTTGTGGGGTGGACGTACGTTTCGGGCGGGTCGCGCTCGGTGATGGCGTGCGTCGGGACGGCAGTGTCGTGTTGGTCGCCGAAGGCGTAGACGTGAGTGACCTCGAGGTTGGTTGTTGCCGGCGCCGCAGCCGTCGCCGGCGTAGTGGTCCCCAGCCAGGTCGCAAGGAGCCCGACGATCGCGACCAGTAGGCGTCTCACGTCGAATCCGTCGCGTGCGTCCCGCAGTTTCATCACGAAGACCTTCGAGCCGAGTACGCCTCAGCCATTCGGGAGAGGTAGCTGCGCCAGCGCTGCTCGATACCTGAACCACTGGCGGGTTCGCCGGGCGGGGGAGGCATGAATCTCACAAGGCCTTCGATCTCCGCTGGATAGTCGAAATCGGCGTAGAGCATCTCGATCACCTCAAGCGGCTCAACGAAGTCGGCACGATGTTCGTAGACCCAGTCGAGAGCTAAGTAGAGCCAGAGCCGGGGAGGGTTCTCGCTGGGCAGTGCCGCGCTGCTAGCCGAGAGCTCCTCGGCCGCGGCTCGTATCAGTTCAGCAACCCGGTATCGGTCATCACGAAGCAGCAAGGCCAGTTCCTCGACCGCGTCCGGCAGATTCATACCCATCGACAGAGCAGCCTCGGCAACACGAACGGCACCTTCATCGTCGAGCCATCCGCGCTGGTAGCCGTAGACCAAATCGTGAGGGGTAGGGGCCGCGCGCGAGAGAACGAATTCGGCGGGAAGGACGAACTTGACCAGATCTTCGCTCATGGCTTGATCGGGATTCCGTTGAGCGTGCCACCGCGGACGAACATTTGGTGGGTCAGGCTGCCTCCATCGACGATCCACTCGAAGCGACCGGCGATCCCGTTCACCTCGCCAGGCATCTGGACAAGTAGCCGCTCGACTCCGTCACCGCCGCCGGTACGGAAGACCGTCCCGTTCTTGGCGATGTCATCCGTCGTGAAGGCCGCGGCCCGATGCCACGCATCGGACTTCAAGGCCGACCCAGTTGGCTTCGCACCCTGGATCAGGCGCGCGGCTTCAGACGAGGAAGGTAGCTCCCGCGCTCCGGCTTTTGCGGCAACACCGGCCCGCTCAAAGGCGACAGGGTGGGCCTCGGCGACCCGGGGCTTCTCCTCAGTAGGACTAGCACTACGCGCAGCCGGCACGAGCTCGGCCCCGTGGTCGCAGGCGATGGCGGGATGGACGGAACCAGCATCCGGGCGCGCCAGAGCGCCGTGCGACCAGCAGGCGCCGGCGTCACACGCGGACATGCGCTGACCGCTCGGCTCGGGAGGGTCGCGTCCGCTTGTGGCGTCGGTCGCCGGCGACGCGTAGTCATGGCCGTCGTAGCTGTATGTCGTGGCGGCCGGCGACGACGGCGCATCAAGAGCCGCCGCGCCGGGACAGGCAAGTCCAAACAGGACAGCGAACAGAGCGCCGAGGTGGATGAGCGACGCACGAACGCGGCGATCACCAGAGCGCCTATCCCGTTCCCGGAGCCCGCCTACGATCCACGACACACCGCTCATCCGAGTACCATGTATTCAAAGTTCGCGATCTCAGTTGCTGGTTTCCGGACTACGGAGTCCCCGTCCTCTCGAAACACCTCGACCTCATCCAATCGGCCACCCACAACATGCAGGAGGACGTGCACCATAACCCCATCTGCGTCGGCGTAGATCGCCTCCACAGGGACCCGAAACTTCACATTGGCTCGCGGCCCTGAGGCATGAACTGCGAGCGTTCCGTCCTCATCAACCTCCTCGAACTTGCACTCGGGGACTTGGGCACGAAGCTCAACTACGCCCTCAAACTCCTGGGTTAGCAACGCATCCAGCACGCGCAGTTCGCGCGCGTCAGGTTGATGGGCTGAGTTACGGGACATAGTAGGTCCCCACGTTGATAGTCCCGTCTGGCAATGTGTAAGCGCGGTACTCGATCTGCTGCCCGCGGACCGTCACTCGGCCATAGAAGCTGCCGGTCGACGAAGCGTCGGCCGCGGCCTTCTGAACGTTACGAAGGATCACCGGCTCAACCTCCGATGGCGACAGGTTCGTCCCCTTGAGGTGTCGTGCGCCGTGACCGTCCCCCCTACCGAATCGCACCTTCGGGCACGTGTTGTGAACCAGGATGTCGGCGTTGCCAACGTGGTAGGTGTGGATACCCTCCACTGTCAGGTTGTAGGCAAGCGCCTCCCGGGCAGTTTCGAGCCTCAGTCCGGAAACTGTGATCGCTCGGCCGTCAGCACCGAGAACCTCCTCACCTGGGTCAAGCTCGTCGGCGCGCTCGAAACGCTGACTAGTGACGGACCAGAAGGGGTGGTCCTCGGTCGTGGTGATGGCTTCGCCGTCGACGACCAGGTCGAGGACGGTGTCGTCGTGGACGAAGACGTGTTCGACCCGTCGCGGTTCCTGCTCCCCGGTCTCAGGGTCGGTGGCGACCACTAGATCACCGACTTCGATGTCCTCGATCGGCTTTCGGGTGCCGTCGGCCATGAGTACGACTGTGGCGCCGGTGAATGAGCATGCGCGGGCTGCTGTGTTTGCGGCAACACCGGTAGCCACCACGATTTCCGGCCCCGCGTTGTTGTTTCCTAGCCGCTGGCCTGCGGTGATCTGGTCGAAAGCCCCGACGCGAACCTCGACGCTGGAACTGTGAGCCCCAACGCGAGTTTCGGCGTCAGCGGCCGCTGACGCCGATGCGGTGCTGATGCCGAGAACCGCTGCCAAGGCGGCGATCAGAGCAACCAGGACAGCCGGGCTCCGACGCAGGAGGAGTCCTTGGTCGCCCGCCCTGAACTTCACTGCAGGGCCACCTCGATGGTCGCCGAGACGATCTCCATCCTCCCCCAACCGCCTTCCAGGAGCGCTCCAGCGTCATCCCATTCGAAGCTGTCGATCTGCCCGTAGTCCTCCTCGCCCGACGAATCGACGGCCGGCGGGTTGCCGGAGTTAGACCAGAGGAGTCGGGTAACGCCCTTAAACACCAGCAAACCTCGGCGGAAGCAATACTGCTCGTCCGGCGCCGGCGCCCGGTAATCCGCATGATCGGGCGTGAGCACCAAGTCCAGCTCAAAGGTCACCGCACCGGGAATTGCCGTGATGCCCAGCACGTAGCTCTCTTCCAGCAGAAAGTCGCGCAACTTGGGGACCTCGATATAGGGGCGCATCACGGCAGATCCCATGTGATCGGAGTGTGGTTGCCTGGGCTCTTGCGACTGACCACGTTGCCATACGAGTCGACTCGCTGCCCAGAAGCGTTCCGGATAGCCACGTGAGGGAAGTCGCTCCCTGGCGTGCGAGCACTGCCTCGTTTTATGACCAAGCGTTCGATGCCGTTCGAGTCCACATACTTGAGTGGTCCACCTGACGATTGCGCCGCCTTCCAACCCTGCGACTCAGCGACGTCGACGAGTCCAGAAGCCGTGCCACGACCACCCTTAGTCAACTGACCGATCGCAAAGTCGGCGTCGTACTTGGCGAGCGCTCCGCCGCTCTTTGCGGCAACTCGCGATCGCTCAACGACAGCAGAGGTCACCTCAGTCCTGGCGACTTGCCCCTTGGCCGCGCGGCTCCGAGGTGCGATCGGCACAAACTGAGAGAGGTCGTCATAGTCATAGATCGCGACGGTGGTGAGGTCGTCAGGGCGTGCGACCTCGCCTGACGGCAGCAGGCCGTCGAGGTGATAGTCGATCGAGTTGCCGTCCCCCGCAGGCGGACCACGCTCGCTCCCGATGTGCGTGACAGTTGATGGATTGGCGGCCGTGTCGTACCCGTAGACGGTGCCGGCGGGTGATGACGGTTGAGCGACCGCGGAAGCCGGAGCGGCGAGCCCGAGGCACGCCACCAGAAGCCCAAGGACGACGGCCAACGCACGCTTCACGACGTGCCACCGGAGCGGTCGCCGAACAGCGATTGCGCAATCGCGTCACAGAGCTGCCGATGGTCGGTATAGGGCGTTCCCTCCGAAGGTGCGTAAAGAGCTAGGGCCTCAAGGAGGTCCTCGAACTCGTCTGCGTACGGGTGGTAGGTGTGGAGTGCCTCCTCCAGCGCGGCCGCAGCGAGAGTGGAGTCGTCGCCGTCAAGAATGGGGCGAGCCGCGGCGAGGACCTCCGGCGCGATGATCATCGGACCATCACCGTCACGATGTGGATCGGTCCAGTGTCGCGGACGGCGACCCAGTCCTTGCCCTGGAAGACCCGGATCGTGCCGTTGTCCCTCATCATCGTCCTCGTCGGGTTGTTGAGGATGTCGTCGACCCGGCTCAGAGTGGTCGGCGACCGACCAGGTGCGCCGTAGACGATGCGCTCGGCCGCGTGAGCGCTGACCGTGTAGCCGGACGGTGTTCGTGCGTAGCCCTCTCCGACTTGTCCGAGAAGGTTGCGGGACGCGGCCATCGGGTCGTACCGGACCAGCGCGCCAGCCTCATCCGCAGACTTTGCGGCAAGATGGCTCGGCTCTAACGGCGAAGGAAGTCCCGCCGTGGCCCCGGCCCGCCCCAGGGTCATCGATGTCCCACGCGCAACCTGCACCGGCAGCACGGGGTGGTCGTAGGTGTAGGTCGCGGAAGGCATTGCCCCGGCCGGGCGCGCCGAAGGGCCGTGCGACCAGCGATCGCCGGCGTCATGGGTGGTGTCGGCGAAGCCCGCCGCAGGCGGGCCACGCTCGCTCGCGCTCGCGGTGCCAGGTGCGTTGTAGACCAGCGCGTCGTAGGTGAAGACGGCCACCGGCGCATCCGGCAACGGCGAGGCTTCGGCGGGTGAGCCGAGGCTGAGCCACGCAAGGCTCGCCACCAGGATGCGCAGGAGGACCATCAGTCCCCCACGAACCTGAGCTCGGAGGAGCCATCCTCGAGGCCCTTGGTGCAAAGGTCCGCGAGCTCCCGTGAGATCGCCACAACCGACGCGCGTGACGTTGCCCCCGCGAGCTGTCGAAGTTCCTCCCCGAGCGCCTGAAGCTGAGATTGGGTGAAGGTAGCGTCTCCGTACGGATCGACCTGTGACAGCAACGGATACAACTCCTGGGTCGGATCCAATGAGTACAAGGTGGCTTCGACGTCATCCCACCAGTGCTCGGCGCCGTCGACAAGCCCGTTGCCTGACCAGAGTTCGATGGTGATGGCCATGGATCAACCCTTCGGACTCGTGCCGGGGAACATCGTGACGACCGAGCCGTCGGGACGTCTGATCACGGTGAAGACATCGGTCGGTAAGCCGGTTGTTCGGTCGACGCCTACGCCTCCCGGGTTACGGAGGACGTACCGGGTGTTGCCGTTGGTTTGCAGGAAGCCGTCCATGCCCTTGGTCCTCGACGCCAAGCCACCAAGGTCGACGTTGTCGTAGAACTGGCTCTTGCCCTTGAGGGTGTTCGGGAACTGGTGACGCAGCCCTGCATGACCGATGTCAGCAACCTCGTCTGCCGACTTTGCGGCATCGGCGATGTTGTTGAACTGCTTCGGTACCTTTAACACGTCTCCAAAAGGGATAAAACCGACCATGGCGGCGCCAAAACTCAGCGATATGAGGCCGTCTTTGTCGAGGCTTCGCTTCGCGTCGTAAGCGTCACATCCCGCACCCAGGCCTGGTACCCACGCGCATAGCGCGAGTGAAACCTCCCGCATGAAACCACCGAGGTTGTGTGTCGGGGGTTTGGGAGACTCACCGCGGCCAGATACAAGGCCACAGACGCCGTTCTTACGGGTCTGTCGGAAAGTTTGTGTAAGTGGGCATCGGCTTAGTTGATTCCCAGGCGGTCGCCGTAGGTCATGGACAGGACGTTGAGGATGTTCTTCCAGCCAGCAATCCGGCCGGTGGGGTTCGGTCGGTTCGCTTCGCGTTGACGCACCGCGAGGTAGAGCACCTTGAGGGCTGCCTGCTCGTCGGGGAAGTGCCCACGGCGCCGGGTCGCGGCCCGGAACCTGGCGTTGAGCGACTCGATCGCATTGGTGGTGTAGATGACTTTGCGGACCTCCACGGGGAAGTCCAGGAACGGGATGAACTCCTCCCAGGCATTGCGCCACAGGTTGATCATCGCCGGGTACTTGCCCGCCCACTGCTCGGTGAACTCCTCGAACTCGGCCTCTGCAGCAGCCAGCGTCGGCGCGGTATAGATGCGACGCAGCTGGCCCGTGATCTTCTGCCAGTGCTGGCGCGAGGAGTACCGCAAGG
It contains:
- a CDS encoding polymorphic toxin-type HINT domain-containing protein; protein product: MKFRAGDQGLLLRRSPAVLVALIAALAAVLGISTASASAAADAETRVGAHSSSVEVRVGAFDQITAGQRLGNNNAGPEIVVATGVAANTAARACSFTGATVVLMADGTRKPIEDIEVGDLVVATDPETGEQEPRRVEHVFVHDDTVLDLVVDGEAITTTEDHPFWSVTSQRFERADELDPGEEVLGADGRAITVSGLRLETAREALAYNLTVEGIHTYHVGNADILVHNTCPKVRFGRGDGHGARHLKGTNLSPSEVEPVILRNVQKAAADASSTGSFYGRVTVRGQQIEYRAYTLPDGTINVGTYYVP
- a CDS encoding DUF2247 family protein, encoding MSEDLVKFVLPAEFVLSRAAPTPHDLVYGYQRGWLDDEGAVRVAEAALSMGMNLPDAVEELALLLRDDRYRVAELIRAAAEELSASSAALPSENPPRLWLYLALDWVYEHRADFVEPLEVIEMLYADFDYPAEIEGLVRFMPPPPGEPASGSGIEQRWRSYLSRMAEAYSARRSS
- a CDS encoding polymorphic toxin type 50 domain-containing protein, translating into MKLRDARDGFDVRRLLVAIVGLLATWLGTTTPATAAAPATTNLEVTHVYAFGDQHDTAVPTHAITERDPPETYVHPTTASDADGLWSLGGSACPDGPTTPATYGYDDLARLLHSAPRSGNAEGQVGGAEAGPVVVERTGVAANGVPPRFITTGAGVTIDRASVAARVAQTQGRHVAGHANYGGRGYFNSLDDAQSVLDDFHSGAAQVLGVKRNGDIVVRSPNVTGFNHNPGAGFPNQSTNVFLIKGSSPPSVVPNNPGWTP
- a CDS encoding helix-turn-helix domain-containing protein, whose protein sequence is MMPSPFHGERLKALRTEAGWSQAELAEKLGSDARYENSKVAPGLEAVIRMAEAFNVSVDYLPFDNAERRPLNAPSRHVDARLVDLDQLSDEERTTIANVIDALVTKAKLRLITGGAG
- a CDS encoding DUF6984 family protein, producing MSRNSAHQPDARELRVLDALLTQEFEGVVELRAQVPECKFEEVDEDGTLAVHASGPRANVKFRVPVEAIYADADGVMVHVLLHVVGGRLDEVEVFREDGDSVVRKPATEIANFEYMVLG